One Bacteroidales bacterium DNA segment encodes these proteins:
- the ccsA gene encoding cytochrome c biogenesis protein CcsA, with product MSNGYETMLILAWFGLLIGVLTRKYAFLITVFSFLLSGFTLLVAHISSMNPQITPLVPVLQSPLLSIHVLTIMVAYGLCGFMALNSITSLIIWASGKKKPEKQAYIERMKETSELFMYPATFLMGAGIFIGAIWANVSWGRYWGWDPKEVWALITFLLMSFTFHSKTLSWFRKPLFYHIFVLVIFLAVLMTYFGVNYILGGKHSYAG from the coding sequence CACCCGCAAGTATGCATTTCTGATCACAGTATTCAGCTTTCTGTTATCCGGATTTACCTTACTGGTAGCCCATATCAGTTCCATGAATCCACAGATCACACCATTGGTCCCGGTATTACAATCTCCCCTGCTCAGCATCCATGTGCTGACCATCATGGTGGCTTACGGGTTGTGCGGATTTATGGCATTGAACAGTATTACCTCCTTAATTATTTGGGCTTCCGGAAAAAAGAAACCGGAAAAACAGGCTTATATAGAACGAATGAAAGAAACCAGCGAGTTATTCATGTATCCGGCTACTTTCCTGATGGGAGCGGGCATTTTTATCGGCGCTATCTGGGCCAATGTTTCCTGGGGTCGCTACTGGGGATGGGATCCGAAAGAGGTGTGGGCATTGATCACTTTCCTGTTGATGAGTTTTACCTTTCACAGCAAAACGCTATCCTGGTTCCGCAAACCCTTGTTCTATCATATTTTTGTGCTGGTCATCTTCTTAGCCGTCCTGATGACTTATTTCGGGGTAAATTACATCCTCGGCGGCAAACACAGCTATGCGGGATAA
- a CDS encoding Gfo/Idh/MocA family oxidoreductase: MENRRDFLKKISAGSAAIAIGGVGLGLSTKSYGRVLGANDKVRVGVIGFSDRFRGSLLPCFMDHANELGFEMVALSDLWNRRRDEGKARIKEKTGWDVALCRNNDELYERNDIDAVIISTADFQHALHLVEAAKAGKHAYCEKPFAETMDDANAALKACKASNIVVQIGSQRRSGGNYHAANEYIKSGKFGDIVMAEMCWNVNQPGRWRRADLCASIKESDVDWARYQMNRPKVAWDPRKYLEYRLFWPYSSGIPGQWMCHQIDTVHWFTGLPYPRSVVSNGGIYQWKDGRTNADTLTSVFDYGPLNDQSKGFQVVYSSRFSNSAGGTKELYYSNGGMLNLDTNEITSTGGLREREASAMKLKANLLENYTLPKVTVAAGANTGGDTLTSAHMRNWMECVKSGNTATNCPVEAGHSHAVACGMANAAYRTGLRVTYDPKKQQIMAGKKVFKY, encoded by the coding sequence ATGGAAAACAGAAGAGATTTTCTGAAAAAAATTTCAGCCGGTTCTGCCGCCATTGCTATTGGAGGGGTCGGATTAGGGTTAAGCACAAAAAGTTATGGCCGGGTATTGGGCGCCAATGATAAGGTCAGGGTAGGGGTGATCGGATTTTCCGATCGATTCCGCGGTTCCCTTTTGCCTTGTTTTATGGATCATGCCAATGAACTGGGGTTTGAAATGGTGGCTTTATCCGACCTATGGAACCGTCGCCGTGATGAAGGAAAGGCGCGTATTAAGGAAAAAACAGGATGGGATGTTGCGTTATGCCGCAATAATGATGAATTATATGAACGTAACGACATAGATGCTGTGATCATCAGTACTGCTGATTTCCAGCATGCTTTGCACCTGGTGGAAGCAGCAAAGGCCGGGAAGCATGCTTATTGTGAAAAGCCATTTGCTGAGACGATGGATGATGCCAATGCGGCCCTGAAAGCATGCAAAGCGTCCAATATCGTTGTGCAGATCGGCTCACAACGTCGTAGTGGAGGTAATTATCATGCGGCTAATGAATATATCAAATCGGGTAAATTCGGGGATATTGTCATGGCCGAAATGTGTTGGAATGTCAATCAGCCCGGTCGTTGGCGCCGCGCTGATTTATGTGCGTCCATTAAGGAAAGTGATGTAGATTGGGCACGATATCAGATGAATCGTCCGAAAGTAGCATGGGATCCCCGTAAATATCTGGAATATCGTTTATTCTGGCCATATTCATCCGGTATACCGGGTCAGTGGATGTGTCACCAGATCGATACCGTTCACTGGTTCACTGGGTTGCCTTATCCCCGTAGCGTGGTTTCCAATGGAGGAATTTACCAATGGAAAGATGGACGTACCAATGCGGATACATTGACTTCTGTTTTTGACTACGGTCCATTGAACGATCAAAGTAAAGGCTTCCAGGTAGTATATAGTTCCCGTTTCAGTAATTCGGCAGGAGGGACTAAAGAATTGTACTATTCTAACGGAGGAATGCTGAATCTGGATACCAATGAAATAACCTCTACAGGAGGATTGCGCGAACGTGAGGCATCAGCGATGAAACTGAAGGCTAACCTGCTTGAAAATTATACTTTACCGAAAGTAACCGTAGCTGCGGGTGCAAATACGGGAGGTGATACGCTTACTTCTGCCCATATGCGCAACTGGATGGAATGTGTCAAATCCGGAAATACAGCCACCAACTGTCCTGTGGAGGCGGGGCACAGTCATGCTGTTGCCTGTGGTATGGCGAATGCAGCTTACCGTACAGGCCTGAGAGTTACCTACGATCCGAAGAAACAACAGATCATGGCCGGAAAGAAGGTCTTTAAATATTAA
- a CDS encoding PmoA family protein, translating into MSKISFFVLLLCVLAACGNNRKGVEVIVDDAQKKVDVLYDGKLFTSYIYPSDLEKPVLYPINTAEGTVITRGFPRDPRPNERVDHPHHVGLWFNFGDVNGLDFWNNSYAISSDKKPKYGSIRHRKVVNTSNGKTGSLAVTADWVDHTGKVLLVEDTEYLFSGEGDWRIIERITRLTAQQDTVTFTDNKEGLIAIRMDRAFEEPSNKPELYLDANGNPTEIKAMNNEGVNGVYRNSEGLEKGSVWGKPTNWVVLSADKAGEKISVAILDHKNNPGYPAHSHARGYGLFSTNNMGVQVFDKNSPLFTLTLLPGASTVFKHMIVVKTNGFATEKELNELFAGFNAK; encoded by the coding sequence ATGTCGAAAATTTCATTTTTTGTTCTTTTGTTATGCGTTTTGGCAGCATGCGGGAATAACCGGAAAGGAGTGGAGGTCATTGTTGATGACGCCCAGAAAAAGGTAGATGTATTATACGATGGAAAACTGTTCACTTCATATATCTATCCTTCGGATCTGGAGAAACCGGTACTATACCCGATAAACACGGCTGAAGGAACTGTGATCACCAGAGGATTTCCACGTGATCCGCGTCCGAATGAAAGGGTGGATCATCCGCATCATGTAGGTCTCTGGTTTAACTTCGGCGATGTGAACGGACTGGATTTTTGGAATAATTCATATGCCATATCTTCCGATAAAAAACCAAAGTATGGTTCCATCCGCCATCGTAAAGTGGTAAATACAAGTAATGGTAAAACAGGGTCTCTTGCTGTTACAGCCGATTGGGTGGATCATACAGGAAAAGTATTGCTTGTGGAAGACACCGAATATTTATTCAGTGGGGAGGGTGACTGGCGGATCATAGAGCGGATCACCCGTTTGACGGCGCAGCAGGATACGGTTACCTTTACCGATAATAAGGAAGGACTGATTGCGATCCGTATGGATAGGGCTTTTGAAGAACCATCCAATAAACCTGAATTGTATCTCGATGCCAATGGAAACCCGACTGAAATAAAAGCCATGAACAATGAAGGCGTAAATGGGGTATACCGGAATAGTGAGGGTCTTGAAAAAGGGAGTGTATGGGGAAAACCAACCAATTGGGTGGTTCTTTCCGCGGATAAAGCAGGCGAAAAAATTTCCGTTGCTATCCTGGACCACAAAAATAATCCCGGATATCCGGCTCATTCCCATGCACGGGGATACGGACTTTTTTCCACCAATAATATGGGTGTACAGGTATTCGATAAAAATAGCCCCTTATTTACGCTTACTTTGCTACCGGGAGCATCTACCGTATTTAAACACATGATTGTTGTAAAGACCAATGGTTTTGCTACGGAAAAAGAATTGAACGAATTGTTCGCAGGGTTTAACGCGAAGTAG
- a CDS encoding DUF1080 domain-containing protein, with translation MIALLTSGSSGKKEKWVKLFNGKDLSGWVQRNGNAEYQVKNKQIIGISRPNTPNSFLCTEKEYGDFILELELKVDTALNSGIQIRSHSRTDQPNGRVYGYQIEIDPSKRGWSGGIYDEARTGWLYPVTPHNPAGSKAFKNNAWNHYRIEAIGNNIKTWVNGVPVADLLVDLDESGFIALQVHSINVKNKPWTDGTTVCWRNIRIMTENLEANRKKDTPSIKQINVIPNSLSEQEKSEGWMLLFDGKTTNGWRGAMKKDFPTRGWVVKDGILEVLPKNEGGGGGDIVTVEQFDNFDLMFDFKISKGANSGVKYYVTENGYGKGTLGLEYQVLDDKEHPDAKNGRDGNRTLASLYDMMTAKGKRFNGVNQWNTGRIIAKDNHVEHWLNGIKVLEYDRGSEAYRKMVQESKYKDMKDFGGAAKGHILIQDHNDRVWYRNIKIKKL, from the coding sequence ATGATTGCGCTGTTAACAAGTGGTTCCAGTGGGAAAAAAGAAAAATGGGTCAAGTTATTTAACGGAAAGGACCTCAGCGGTTGGGTACAGCGAAACGGAAATGCTGAATACCAGGTAAAAAACAAGCAAATTATTGGAATTTCCAGGCCTAATACCCCGAATAGTTTTTTATGTACCGAAAAAGAATACGGGGATTTTATTCTCGAGTTGGAGCTGAAAGTGGATACGGCACTTAATTCAGGTATCCAGATCCGCAGCCATAGCAGAACTGATCAGCCGAATGGGCGGGTTTACGGTTACCAGATAGAGATCGACCCATCCAAACGCGGATGGAGCGGAGGTATTTACGATGAGGCCCGTACCGGATGGTTGTATCCGGTAACACCGCATAATCCTGCCGGTTCGAAAGCTTTCAAAAACAATGCCTGGAATCATTACCGTATCGAGGCCATCGGAAATAATATCAAGACCTGGGTGAATGGTGTTCCTGTGGCTGATTTGCTGGTGGATCTGGACGAATCAGGATTTATTGCACTTCAGGTGCATAGCATCAATGTAAAAAATAAACCATGGACAGACGGCACCACCGTATGCTGGCGGAACATCCGTATCATGACGGAAAATCTGGAAGCGAACCGTAAAAAAGATACTCCATCCATCAAACAGATAAATGTGATCCCCAACAGTCTTTCGGAACAGGAAAAAAGCGAAGGATGGATGTTGTTGTTTGATGGCAAGACGACCAACGGATGGCGCGGAGCCATGAAAAAAGACTTCCCTACGCGCGGATGGGTGGTCAAAGACGGAATATTGGAAGTACTGCCTAAAAATGAAGGTGGCGGCGGCGGTGACATTGTTACCGTAGAACAGTTTGATAATTTTGACCTGATGTTTGATTTTAAAATCTCGAAAGGCGCCAATAGCGGAGTTAAATATTATGTGACGGAAAATGGATACGGAAAAGGCACATTGGGCCTTGAATATCAGGTACTGGATGATAAAGAGCATCCGGATGCGAAAAACGGCCGTGACGGAAATCGTACACTGGCTTCACTTTATGATATGATGACAGCTAAAGGAAAACGTTTTAATGGCGTGAATCAATGGAATACCGGACGGATCATTGCTAAAGATAATCATGTGGAACACTGGCTGAACGGTATCAAAGTATTGGAATATGACCGTGGGAGTGAGGCATACCGGAAGATGGTTCAGGAAAGCAAGTATAAGGATATGAAAGACTTTGGAGGAGCTGCCAAAGGCCACATCCTGATTCAGGACCATAACGATCGTGTATGGTACAGGAATATCAAAATTAAGAAATTGTAA